Proteins co-encoded in one Setaria viridis chromosome 9, Setaria_viridis_v4.0, whole genome shotgun sequence genomic window:
- the LOC117837308 gene encoding histone-lysine N-methyltransferase EZ3 isoform X1 has product MASSSKASDSSSQRSKRSDQGTGRDAAAASVVAIHGKLTQLVRQIQSKRLAHIKDKLEANRKTLQRHTCALFDVAAATEVASRGTEGGNALSQRAAEFQSRPAGSDLANGMGERDVVYVQEENPAAGTLVLSGSGSGGAAQRTVLRFVKLPLIERIPPYTTWIFLDKNQRMADDQSVGRRRIYYDAAGDEALICSDSDEEIPEPEEEKHFFTGGEDQLIWKATQEHGLNREVVNVLSQFIEATPSEIEERSEVLFEKNEKHSGSSDKIQRQLSLGKTMDAILDSFDNLFCRRCLVFDCRLHGCSQNLVFPCEKQPYSFEPDENKKPCGDQCYLRFPQRREGFQDAHYDDLGGCATYTMESRTASHKVDVNILSESEDSNREEDNIKSMTFVGTSGSKIISSTSAEKSTTPPSADTSETENVSSDLPLSSLGKHKISKHGPRYRERSPGKRQKVFTSDVSFASNILNKLSIPEIRDTRLESRESGGDKLRILDESTKKSSSKDIWGGSTTSTTENVGRDSNNVTSTKNFMEHTLSCWSPLERDLYLKGIEIFGKNSCLIARNLLSGLKTCMEVANYMYNNGATMAKRPSKSTLGDFAETEQDYMEQDMAARTRIYRRRGRNRKLKYTWKSAGHPTVRKRIGDGKQWYTQYNPCGCQQMCGKDCPCVENGTCCEKYCGCSKSCKNKFRGCHCAKSQCRSRQCPCFAASRECDPDVCRNCWVSCGDGSLGEPPARGDGYQCGNMKLLLKQQQRILLGRSDIAGWGAFIKNPVSKNDYLGEYTGELISHKEADKRGKIYDRANSSFLFDLNDQFVLDAYRKGDKLKFANHSSNPNCYAKVMLVAGDHRVGIYAKEHIEASEELFYDYRYGPDQAPAWARRPEGSKKDEASVSHHRAHKVAR; this is encoded by the exons atggcgtcgtcgtcgaAGGCCTCCGATTCCTCCTCCCAGCGCTCCAAG CGGTCGGATCAGGGGACGGGcagggacgccgccgccgcctccgtagTCGCGATCCACGGGAAGCTGACGCAGCTGGTACGCCAAATCCAATCCAAGCGCCTCGCGCACATCAAG GACAAGCTGGAGGCAAACAGGAAGACGCTGCAGAGGCACACCTGCGCGCTGTTcgacgtggcggcggcgacggaggtggCTTCGAGGGGCACCGAGGGCGGCAACGCGCTGTCGCAGCGCGCGGCGGAGTTTCAGTCCAGGCCAGCTGGGTCGGACCTGGCGAACGGGATGGGGGAGAGGGACGTGGTGTACGTGCAGGAGGAGAACCCGGCGGCTGGGACCCTCGTGCTCTCCGGCTCTGGCTCCGGCGGTGCCGCACAGAGAACAGTCCTACGGTTCGTGAAGCTGCCGTTGATTGAGAGAATCCCTCCGTACACCACTTGGATCTTCCTGGACAA AAACCAAAGAATGGCCGATGATCAGTCAGTTGgtaggagaagaatttactatgATGCAGCCGGAGATGAGGCTCTGATCTGCAGCGACAGTGACGAAGAAATCCCAGAACCAGAGGAAGAGAAACACTTCTTCACTGGGGGAGAAGATCAGTTGATATG GAAAGCTACTCAAGAGCATGGGCTAAACCGAGAAGTTGTAAATGTTCTCTCCCAGTTTATTGAGGCAACTCCGTCAGAAATTGAG GAAAGATCCGAAGTCCTATTTGAGAAAAATGAGAAGCACTCTGGATCTTCTGATAAGATACAGAGGCAACTTTCTCTTGGAAAAACTATGGATGCCATTCTGGATTCTTTTGATAATCTCTTCTGCCGCAGATGCTTG GTTTTCGACTGCCGTCTCCATGGTTGTTCTCAGAATTTGGTATTCCCA TGTGAGAAGCAACCATACAGCTTTGAACCTGATGAAAACAAGAAGCCATGCGGTGATCAGTGCTACCTTCGA TTTCCCCAGAGGAGAGAAGGATTTCAAGATGCACATTATGATGATCTAGGTGGCTGTGCAACATATACTATGGAATCAAGAACTGCCTCACACAAAGTTGATGTTAACATCTTGTCTGAATCTGAAGATTCAAACCGAGAGGAAGACAATATTAAGTCCATGACATTTGTTGGAACTAGCGGATCAAAAATAATTTCTTCCACGAGTGCTGAAAAAAGTACTACACCGCCTTCCGCAGATACCTCTGAAACAGAAAATGTATCCTCTGATTTGCCTCTCAGTAGTTTAGGGAAGCACAAGATTTCAAAACATGGACCCAGGTATAGGGAGCGTTCTCCTGGCAAAAGGCAGAAGGTTTTCACTTCTGATGTTTCTTTTGCTAGCAATATACTAAACAAACTTTCCATTCCGGAGATTCGTGACACAAGACTAGAGTCTAGAGAATCTGGAGGCGATAAACTACGAATCCTTGATGAGTCCACTAAGAAGTCATCAAGCAAAGATATCTGGGGGGGAAGCACAACTAGTACTACTGAAAATGTGGGAAGAGACAGTAATAACGTAACTTCAACAAAGAATTTCATGGAGCACACTCTTTCTTGTTGGAGTCCCTTGGAGAGAGATCTATACTTAAAGGGCATAGAGATATTTGGAAAGAATAG TTGTCTCATAGCGAGAAACCTACTATCTGGCCTCAAGACCTGCATGGAAGTGGCCAACTACATGTATAACAATGGTGCAACGATGGCAAAGAGACCAAGTAAATCCACCTTGGGTGACTTTGCAGAAACTGAACAAGACTACATG GAGCAAGACATGGCTGCCAGAACAAGAATCTATCGTCGGAGGGGCCGAAATAGAAAGCTGAAATATACTTGGAAGTCTGCAGGGCATCCAACTGTTAGAAAAAGAATTGGTGATGGGAAGCAATGGTACACACAATATAACCCATGTGGGTGCCAGCAAATGTGTGGCAAAGATTGCCCTTGTGTGGAAAATGGAACTTGCTGTGAGAAGTACTGTGG GTGTTCAAAGAGCTGCAAAAACAAGTTTAGAGGCTGCCATTGTGCAAAAAGTCAATGCAGAAGCAGACAGTGCCCCTGTTTTGCCGCCAGTCGTGAATGTGATCCGGATGTTTGCAGGAACTGCTGGGTGAG CTGTGGAGATGGTTCACTTGGTGAGCCACCTGCAAGAGGCGATGGTTATCAGTGTGGAAATATGAAGCTCCTTTTGAAACAACAGCAAAGG ATTTTGTTAGGAAGATCTGATATTGCAGGTTGGGGTGCATTCATTAAG AATCCTGTAAGTAAAAATGATTATCTTGGAGAATATACTGGTGAATTGATCTCTCACAAGGAAGCTGACAAGCGTGGCAAAATATATGACCGGGCAAACTCGTCATTTCTGTTTGATTTAAATGACCAG TTTGTATTGGATGCTTATCGCAAGGGGGACAAATTGAAGTTTGCAAATCACTCGTCTAACCCCAACTGCTATGCAAAG GTGATGCTGGTGGCTGGCGACCATCGGGTTGGTATCTATGCAAAGGAACATATTGAGGCTAGCGAGGAGCTCTTCTATGATTACCGTTACGGGCCTGACCAGGCTCCGGCCTGGGCTAGGAGACCAGAAGGATCAAAGAAGGACGAAGCATCTGTCTCTCACCATCGAGCACACAAAGTTGCTCGATAG
- the LOC117837308 gene encoding histone-lysine N-methyltransferase EZ3 isoform X2, translating to MASSSKASDSSSQRSKRSDQGTGRDAAAASVVAIHGKLTQLVRQIQSKRLAHIKDKLEANRKTLQRHTCALFDVAAATEVASRGTEGGNALSQRAAEFQSRPAGSDLANGMGERDVVYVQEENPAAGTLVLSGSGSGGAAQRTVLRFVKLPLIERIPPYTTWIFLDKNQRMADDQSVGRRRIYYDAAGDEALICSDSDEEIPEPEEEKHFFTGGEDQLIWKATQEHGLNREVVNVLSQFIEATPSEIEERSEVLFEKNEKHSGSSDKIQRQLSLGKTMDAILDSFDNLFCRRCLVFDCRLHGCSQNLVFPCEKQPYSFEPDENKKPCGDQCYLRRREGFQDAHYDDLGGCATYTMESRTASHKVDVNILSESEDSNREEDNIKSMTFVGTSGSKIISSTSAEKSTTPPSADTSETENVSSDLPLSSLGKHKISKHGPRYRERSPGKRQKVFTSDVSFASNILNKLSIPEIRDTRLESRESGGDKLRILDESTKKSSSKDIWGGSTTSTTENVGRDSNNVTSTKNFMEHTLSCWSPLERDLYLKGIEIFGKNSCLIARNLLSGLKTCMEVANYMYNNGATMAKRPSKSTLGDFAETEQDYMEQDMAARTRIYRRRGRNRKLKYTWKSAGHPTVRKRIGDGKQWYTQYNPCGCQQMCGKDCPCVENGTCCEKYCGCSKSCKNKFRGCHCAKSQCRSRQCPCFAASRECDPDVCRNCWVSCGDGSLGEPPARGDGYQCGNMKLLLKQQQRILLGRSDIAGWGAFIKNPVSKNDYLGEYTGELISHKEADKRGKIYDRANSSFLFDLNDQFVLDAYRKGDKLKFANHSSNPNCYAKVMLVAGDHRVGIYAKEHIEASEELFYDYRYGPDQAPAWARRPEGSKKDEASVSHHRAHKVAR from the exons atggcgtcgtcgtcgaAGGCCTCCGATTCCTCCTCCCAGCGCTCCAAG CGGTCGGATCAGGGGACGGGcagggacgccgccgccgcctccgtagTCGCGATCCACGGGAAGCTGACGCAGCTGGTACGCCAAATCCAATCCAAGCGCCTCGCGCACATCAAG GACAAGCTGGAGGCAAACAGGAAGACGCTGCAGAGGCACACCTGCGCGCTGTTcgacgtggcggcggcgacggaggtggCTTCGAGGGGCACCGAGGGCGGCAACGCGCTGTCGCAGCGCGCGGCGGAGTTTCAGTCCAGGCCAGCTGGGTCGGACCTGGCGAACGGGATGGGGGAGAGGGACGTGGTGTACGTGCAGGAGGAGAACCCGGCGGCTGGGACCCTCGTGCTCTCCGGCTCTGGCTCCGGCGGTGCCGCACAGAGAACAGTCCTACGGTTCGTGAAGCTGCCGTTGATTGAGAGAATCCCTCCGTACACCACTTGGATCTTCCTGGACAA AAACCAAAGAATGGCCGATGATCAGTCAGTTGgtaggagaagaatttactatgATGCAGCCGGAGATGAGGCTCTGATCTGCAGCGACAGTGACGAAGAAATCCCAGAACCAGAGGAAGAGAAACACTTCTTCACTGGGGGAGAAGATCAGTTGATATG GAAAGCTACTCAAGAGCATGGGCTAAACCGAGAAGTTGTAAATGTTCTCTCCCAGTTTATTGAGGCAACTCCGTCAGAAATTGAG GAAAGATCCGAAGTCCTATTTGAGAAAAATGAGAAGCACTCTGGATCTTCTGATAAGATACAGAGGCAACTTTCTCTTGGAAAAACTATGGATGCCATTCTGGATTCTTTTGATAATCTCTTCTGCCGCAGATGCTTG GTTTTCGACTGCCGTCTCCATGGTTGTTCTCAGAATTTGGTATTCCCA TGTGAGAAGCAACCATACAGCTTTGAACCTGATGAAAACAAGAAGCCATGCGGTGATCAGTGCTACCTTCGA AGGAGAGAAGGATTTCAAGATGCACATTATGATGATCTAGGTGGCTGTGCAACATATACTATGGAATCAAGAACTGCCTCACACAAAGTTGATGTTAACATCTTGTCTGAATCTGAAGATTCAAACCGAGAGGAAGACAATATTAAGTCCATGACATTTGTTGGAACTAGCGGATCAAAAATAATTTCTTCCACGAGTGCTGAAAAAAGTACTACACCGCCTTCCGCAGATACCTCTGAAACAGAAAATGTATCCTCTGATTTGCCTCTCAGTAGTTTAGGGAAGCACAAGATTTCAAAACATGGACCCAGGTATAGGGAGCGTTCTCCTGGCAAAAGGCAGAAGGTTTTCACTTCTGATGTTTCTTTTGCTAGCAATATACTAAACAAACTTTCCATTCCGGAGATTCGTGACACAAGACTAGAGTCTAGAGAATCTGGAGGCGATAAACTACGAATCCTTGATGAGTCCACTAAGAAGTCATCAAGCAAAGATATCTGGGGGGGAAGCACAACTAGTACTACTGAAAATGTGGGAAGAGACAGTAATAACGTAACTTCAACAAAGAATTTCATGGAGCACACTCTTTCTTGTTGGAGTCCCTTGGAGAGAGATCTATACTTAAAGGGCATAGAGATATTTGGAAAGAATAG TTGTCTCATAGCGAGAAACCTACTATCTGGCCTCAAGACCTGCATGGAAGTGGCCAACTACATGTATAACAATGGTGCAACGATGGCAAAGAGACCAAGTAAATCCACCTTGGGTGACTTTGCAGAAACTGAACAAGACTACATG GAGCAAGACATGGCTGCCAGAACAAGAATCTATCGTCGGAGGGGCCGAAATAGAAAGCTGAAATATACTTGGAAGTCTGCAGGGCATCCAACTGTTAGAAAAAGAATTGGTGATGGGAAGCAATGGTACACACAATATAACCCATGTGGGTGCCAGCAAATGTGTGGCAAAGATTGCCCTTGTGTGGAAAATGGAACTTGCTGTGAGAAGTACTGTGG GTGTTCAAAGAGCTGCAAAAACAAGTTTAGAGGCTGCCATTGTGCAAAAAGTCAATGCAGAAGCAGACAGTGCCCCTGTTTTGCCGCCAGTCGTGAATGTGATCCGGATGTTTGCAGGAACTGCTGGGTGAG CTGTGGAGATGGTTCACTTGGTGAGCCACCTGCAAGAGGCGATGGTTATCAGTGTGGAAATATGAAGCTCCTTTTGAAACAACAGCAAAGG ATTTTGTTAGGAAGATCTGATATTGCAGGTTGGGGTGCATTCATTAAG AATCCTGTAAGTAAAAATGATTATCTTGGAGAATATACTGGTGAATTGATCTCTCACAAGGAAGCTGACAAGCGTGGCAAAATATATGACCGGGCAAACTCGTCATTTCTGTTTGATTTAAATGACCAG TTTGTATTGGATGCTTATCGCAAGGGGGACAAATTGAAGTTTGCAAATCACTCGTCTAACCCCAACTGCTATGCAAAG GTGATGCTGGTGGCTGGCGACCATCGGGTTGGTATCTATGCAAAGGAACATATTGAGGCTAGCGAGGAGCTCTTCTATGATTACCGTTACGGGCCTGACCAGGCTCCGGCCTGGGCTAGGAGACCAGAAGGATCAAAGAAGGACGAAGCATCTGTCTCTCACCATCGAGCACACAAAGTTGCTCGATAG
- the LOC117837308 gene encoding histone-lysine N-methyltransferase EZ3 isoform X3, which produces MADDQSVGRRRIYYDAAGDEALICSDSDEEIPEPEEEKHFFTGGEDQLIWKATQEHGLNREVVNVLSQFIEATPSEIEERSEVLFEKNEKHSGSSDKIQRQLSLGKTMDAILDSFDNLFCRRCLVFDCRLHGCSQNLVFPCEKQPYSFEPDENKKPCGDQCYLRFPQRREGFQDAHYDDLGGCATYTMESRTASHKVDVNILSESEDSNREEDNIKSMTFVGTSGSKIISSTSAEKSTTPPSADTSETENVSSDLPLSSLGKHKISKHGPRYRERSPGKRQKVFTSDVSFASNILNKLSIPEIRDTRLESRESGGDKLRILDESTKKSSSKDIWGGSTTSTTENVGRDSNNVTSTKNFMEHTLSCWSPLERDLYLKGIEIFGKNSCLIARNLLSGLKTCMEVANYMYNNGATMAKRPSKSTLGDFAETEQDYMEQDMAARTRIYRRRGRNRKLKYTWKSAGHPTVRKRIGDGKQWYTQYNPCGCQQMCGKDCPCVENGTCCEKYCGCSKSCKNKFRGCHCAKSQCRSRQCPCFAASRECDPDVCRNCWVSCGDGSLGEPPARGDGYQCGNMKLLLKQQQRILLGRSDIAGWGAFIKNPVSKNDYLGEYTGELISHKEADKRGKIYDRANSSFLFDLNDQFVLDAYRKGDKLKFANHSSNPNCYAKVMLVAGDHRVGIYAKEHIEASEELFYDYRYGPDQAPAWARRPEGSKKDEASVSHHRAHKVAR; this is translated from the exons ATGGCCGATGATCAGTCAGTTGgtaggagaagaatttactatgATGCAGCCGGAGATGAGGCTCTGATCTGCAGCGACAGTGACGAAGAAATCCCAGAACCAGAGGAAGAGAAACACTTCTTCACTGGGGGAGAAGATCAGTTGATATG GAAAGCTACTCAAGAGCATGGGCTAAACCGAGAAGTTGTAAATGTTCTCTCCCAGTTTATTGAGGCAACTCCGTCAGAAATTGAG GAAAGATCCGAAGTCCTATTTGAGAAAAATGAGAAGCACTCTGGATCTTCTGATAAGATACAGAGGCAACTTTCTCTTGGAAAAACTATGGATGCCATTCTGGATTCTTTTGATAATCTCTTCTGCCGCAGATGCTTG GTTTTCGACTGCCGTCTCCATGGTTGTTCTCAGAATTTGGTATTCCCA TGTGAGAAGCAACCATACAGCTTTGAACCTGATGAAAACAAGAAGCCATGCGGTGATCAGTGCTACCTTCGA TTTCCCCAGAGGAGAGAAGGATTTCAAGATGCACATTATGATGATCTAGGTGGCTGTGCAACATATACTATGGAATCAAGAACTGCCTCACACAAAGTTGATGTTAACATCTTGTCTGAATCTGAAGATTCAAACCGAGAGGAAGACAATATTAAGTCCATGACATTTGTTGGAACTAGCGGATCAAAAATAATTTCTTCCACGAGTGCTGAAAAAAGTACTACACCGCCTTCCGCAGATACCTCTGAAACAGAAAATGTATCCTCTGATTTGCCTCTCAGTAGTTTAGGGAAGCACAAGATTTCAAAACATGGACCCAGGTATAGGGAGCGTTCTCCTGGCAAAAGGCAGAAGGTTTTCACTTCTGATGTTTCTTTTGCTAGCAATATACTAAACAAACTTTCCATTCCGGAGATTCGTGACACAAGACTAGAGTCTAGAGAATCTGGAGGCGATAAACTACGAATCCTTGATGAGTCCACTAAGAAGTCATCAAGCAAAGATATCTGGGGGGGAAGCACAACTAGTACTACTGAAAATGTGGGAAGAGACAGTAATAACGTAACTTCAACAAAGAATTTCATGGAGCACACTCTTTCTTGTTGGAGTCCCTTGGAGAGAGATCTATACTTAAAGGGCATAGAGATATTTGGAAAGAATAG TTGTCTCATAGCGAGAAACCTACTATCTGGCCTCAAGACCTGCATGGAAGTGGCCAACTACATGTATAACAATGGTGCAACGATGGCAAAGAGACCAAGTAAATCCACCTTGGGTGACTTTGCAGAAACTGAACAAGACTACATG GAGCAAGACATGGCTGCCAGAACAAGAATCTATCGTCGGAGGGGCCGAAATAGAAAGCTGAAATATACTTGGAAGTCTGCAGGGCATCCAACTGTTAGAAAAAGAATTGGTGATGGGAAGCAATGGTACACACAATATAACCCATGTGGGTGCCAGCAAATGTGTGGCAAAGATTGCCCTTGTGTGGAAAATGGAACTTGCTGTGAGAAGTACTGTGG GTGTTCAAAGAGCTGCAAAAACAAGTTTAGAGGCTGCCATTGTGCAAAAAGTCAATGCAGAAGCAGACAGTGCCCCTGTTTTGCCGCCAGTCGTGAATGTGATCCGGATGTTTGCAGGAACTGCTGGGTGAG CTGTGGAGATGGTTCACTTGGTGAGCCACCTGCAAGAGGCGATGGTTATCAGTGTGGAAATATGAAGCTCCTTTTGAAACAACAGCAAAGG ATTTTGTTAGGAAGATCTGATATTGCAGGTTGGGGTGCATTCATTAAG AATCCTGTAAGTAAAAATGATTATCTTGGAGAATATACTGGTGAATTGATCTCTCACAAGGAAGCTGACAAGCGTGGCAAAATATATGACCGGGCAAACTCGTCATTTCTGTTTGATTTAAATGACCAG TTTGTATTGGATGCTTATCGCAAGGGGGACAAATTGAAGTTTGCAAATCACTCGTCTAACCCCAACTGCTATGCAAAG GTGATGCTGGTGGCTGGCGACCATCGGGTTGGTATCTATGCAAAGGAACATATTGAGGCTAGCGAGGAGCTCTTCTATGATTACCGTTACGGGCCTGACCAGGCTCCGGCCTGGGCTAGGAGACCAGAAGGATCAAAGAAGGACGAAGCATCTGTCTCTCACCATCGAGCACACAAAGTTGCTCGATAG